The nucleotide window GGCGGTCCTTGTACGGCACCCCAGCTGTAAAAGACGACATCGAGGTTCTGATTGCGCAATGTCGGTACCGATATCCCAGCGGTAGGCTGATCAGCTGTGATGCCAAGGCACCGTATCTGACCGGCGCGGATCTGTTCTGAAAATTCTGACCATCCCGACGACGCCATCGTCACGTGCCCGCCAAGCAAGGCGGCAAGAATTTCACCACCACCGGTAAACGGAACGAAGTTCAGGCGTTTCGGATCGATGCCAGCAGCCTTTGCGACCATTCCCGCGATAAGGTGGTCGCCACCCCCAATCGACCCTCCAGCCCACGAGACCGAACCGGGATCCGACCGCAGAGCTGCGACAAGATCGCCCAGGCTTTTGAAGGCCGAGGAGGCCGGTACGACGAGCGCGTTGAAGGTACCGAACAGTCGCGCCAGCGGCGTCGTCGCACTGAGGTCAATCGGAACTTTGTTCGCGATAATGGCACTGACCATCGTGCTGCCTGAAGCCAGCCAGGCATCTGTACGCCCGTCAAACTCCTGGGCGAATTTCGCAAGCCCGACCGTGCCGCCGGCACCCGGAATGTTGGTTATCTGCGCGCTATCGATCACTCCGGCGGCGCGAAGGACGGTTTCAAAGCTTCTCGCCATGGCGTCATAGCCTCCGCCGACAGATCCAGGCGCGATGATGCGCAGGCGCCCTGGCGCGGCTATTGCCTGGCCGGCCGCAAACGACGGACGGATGCCTGAAGCAGCGGACAGTGCGAGCGCAGATGCATTTTTGATGACGTTTCGACGGGAGATCATTCCGGTCCTCCTGATAGATTTACCGAACGGTGTTTGTTGGAGTTCCGAAGGCGACTGGTGAATGCGCCATCGGGTCCTTGGAAGATCAGGCGAGCCCCAGGCTTCTAAGCGTTGTCCGGAAGATCTGCGACTGCTCCTCCACAAACGAAGCAAACGCATCACCAGGGAGATAGAAATCGATCCAGCCCTGTCGTTCGATCTCCGCTTTCCAAGGGTCGCTCTTGATCATGGCATCGACGGTTGCGAGAAGATTTTCGCGTTGTTGTACGTTGATGCCCGGTGCACCGAGCAGCGCGCGCCATGTATAGAAAACGAGATCGACGCCTTGCGAACGGAGGGTCGGGGCAGTGATGCCAGTCTCATCTTTTCCGGCAGTAACGCCCAGGCAGCGTACCTCACCGGACCGGACCTGTTCGGCGACCTCACCCCATGTCGATGATGCCATTGTGACATGTCCGCCAAGAAGGGCGGCCAAAATTTCTCCGCCGCCGGCAAAAGCCACATAGTTCAATCGCTTAGGATCGACACCGGCCGTTTTTGCGAACATGCCCGCAATCAGGTGATCGCCGCCGCCGATCGAGCCGCCTGCCCAGGAGATCGTCTCTGGCACCTTGCGGAACGCGGACATCAGATCACCAATGGTCTTGTATGGGGAACTCGCCGGCACGATCAAGGCATTGGCGGTCCCATAAAGACGGGCGATCGGTGCTGCAGCAGAAATCTCGACTGGCGTCTTGTTGGCGATAATGGCGCTTACCATCGTGCTGCCAGAAACAAGCAGCGCGTCGTCGTGGCCGCGGTACTGCTCCAGAAACTTCATCAGTCCGACGGTGCCCCCGGCGCCCGGAATGTTTGTGATCTGGGCACTTCCGATGAGCCCCGATTCTGTCATGACCCTTTCGCATACCCGTGCCGTTTCATCGTAGCCGCTGCCAGCGGCGGCAGGTGCGATGATGCGCAATCGTTTGATGCGAGGCGTTTGCGCCAGAGCAAGATGCGGTGGAACCACAGCAAGCGCGGCAGCCGCAAAACCTGTTCCTGCGAGTGTTTTCAACAGTGTTCGACGCTCAATCATGTGATCCTCTTTTGGCCGAACAAGCAGCCGTTGGCGAAACGATTTGTGATGGCTCCAAAAATTACAGTTGCGTGACAGAAATATGAAGTTTAGATGACAGTATTTTTCAATAATGTACTTATAAATCTCTGTCTCAACGCCAGTATTTCATTCGGAAATAAATATCGAACGGTCAAACACAATTGACTTGTTAAGCCACCATATTTTCTTGTTGGCCAAATCAGCCGGTGGCGAGCTATTTCACGTCGATATGAGGAGCGCCGGAAAGCTTGGTGTTATCCGTTCAGAATGATGTGAGGACGCTGGCAGATGCTGAAACAGGAAAAAATGCCGCTTGAGGGCGTAAGGGTCTT belongs to Agrobacterium vitis and includes:
- a CDS encoding Bug family tripartite tricarboxylate transporter substrate binding protein, whose amino-acid sequence is MISRRNVIKNASALALSAASGIRPSFAAGQAIAAPGRLRIIAPGSVGGGYDAMARSFETVLRAAGVIDSAQITNIPGAGGTVGLAKFAQEFDGRTDAWLASGSTMVSAIIANKVPIDLSATTPLARLFGTFNALVVPASSAFKSLGDLVAALRSDPGSVSWAGGSIGGGDHLIAGMVAKAAGIDPKRLNFVPFTGGGEILAALLGGHVTMASSGWSEFSEQIRAGQIRCLGITADQPTAGISVPTLRNQNLDVVFYSWGAVQGPPAISPADRDHMLAMVDTMVSHPAWKVESEKRGWIDYYLPGAAYETFVKQQANLYRHTLSSLGLA
- a CDS encoding tripartite tricarboxylate transporter substrate binding protein; amino-acid sequence: MIERRTLLKTLAGTGFAAAALAVVPPHLALAQTPRIKRLRIIAPAAAGSGYDETARVCERVMTESGLIGSAQITNIPGAGGTVGLMKFLEQYRGHDDALLVSGSTMVSAIIANKTPVEISAAAPIARLYGTANALIVPASSPYKTIGDLMSAFRKVPETISWAGGSIGGGDHLIAGMFAKTAGVDPKRLNYVAFAGGGEILAALLGGHVTMASSTWGEVAEQVRSGEVRCLGVTAGKDETGITAPTLRSQGVDLVFYTWRALLGAPGINVQQRENLLATVDAMIKSDPWKAEIERQGWIDFYLPGDAFASFVEEQSQIFRTTLRSLGLA